AACCTACAACATTAATATATTGGAGATCAGTTCCATCACATCAGTCCTACTTGGAGTAAGCAGTTTATGcaaaaaatatctaaattaTCTGAAGCTCATGACTTTCTGAAAGTCCGCAGCTGATCTTGTGTTCATGGAATAATTTGGAAAGGGCCTCCATGTAAAGTCTGTGATAATGGTCAACCTCCTCATCAGTGGGCGTGACTCGTTTTGGCACTGAGATTGGACTTCCCACTGAAAGGAGTACAGTGTGAGAATTAAATGGGCTCAGTACATCAAATTAGTATTGTTTATTTCAACAATGAAATACCCACCAACAGTCGTGACTGGATTCCTGTAGGGCAGGAGAGCAAAGCGCTCACCAATAAATAGACACGGTGCAAAGcccatgatttttttaaataagtccTGTAACCGGCGACCCAGACTGCCCTCTTTGAAAATCACCTGCTGGAAGAGCTCATTCTCCCCGAATGAGTAAACGGGGACCAGATCAGCACTGTGGATGGTCAGAGTTTATCTAAGTGTCTCTAGTACTGCTTTGTACATTCACACATCAGTTCGTCTTATTTCATGTTCATCTTAGTGTGTTGTTCTTACCCAAACTCAAGGGCCAGCCTGACAAATCCCTTTCTTTGCTTCATGACCACCGTGTTGACTCCGGGAGAGGACGCCAGAGACTCAGCAGCACCCCCTATCACAATCACCACTGCATTCCCTTTGCCACTTTTTGAAAGGAGGTGAGCCAGGCTTGGTTTGCTGACTGGATAAAGCCCTTTTCAGACAGAGTAAGAACACCAGAAGTTCAGCTGATAGAGACGGACTTTCAAAGTCAAAAAAGATAGCAGagtgatttgtttttattaagctGTAACATGCATGTCTACACTGTTAACATGTCTTTAAATTCATATTTGTCGAGACTGCACATGGGAATGGATTGCATAATCTGTTGTAGAAAAGTTTGCATCAGTAACATGTAGGTATTCTTTATCTTTCATTTGCATTCTAACaagtaaaattactttttttcctACAGCACATATTGTACACATACTGTTTGCTGTAGCATCACCAATAACCTGCTACCTGTTGATGCTGATTTTCAACCTGATGTAAATGGCTTCTCAGACTGAGAAACAGTGTAGCTTAACCCCCTTGTTGAGCATGTTATAAATACCTGCACTTATGAGGTACTCCCTATAGAATGGTATCTTGAACAGGCCCGCCAGCATTGCCAGGCTGGCTCGCACCCCAGGAAATGCCTCAGCAAAGCCACAGCTCTCTGTGCTGAAGCAGGTAAAGGCTCCGGTACACATGATCCCATGTGGGTGAGAGCCTAAGATGTAGTTTTTGTTTGGATTCAGCTCAGCTGTCTTGACCAGCTGAAGAAGAAAATTGACACAAGAGGATAAATATAGTGGACAATGATCATTTTCATTGCAAAGACTTTTATCTCTAATAAAATAATATCTCTAATAAGTAATATCAGGATTTTAGGCTTCCTATAGCTAAAGAGTgctctttcttttttacctCCCCAACATAGAATCCAATTAGTGGACATTTCAAAGGCTTTGATAACATTAGCTGCCATGTAAATGTCTGTAATATGTGTTGCAAccaaaatgtaaacacattaTGAGGATTATACCAAAAACTTACTTTAATAGGAAAGAAGTCTCTCATGTGACCCCATACCTTCCACTTCCTCACAAACATTATTCTTCTGCCCCCTGATGGAGACATTTGAAATCTTAGAAACACTGATTGTCCCAGTTTCATGGTGCAATAACTAGCAAAGATGTGCAGCATCTTGATTTTATCATTAGTATGCACACttgtatattaaatattaaaagtacTAAAAGCAATGTTAGAGATTCTATAAAATGAAACTATTTGTAAGCAGTTGTATTCAAAGTGGGAAAATGGGTTAATATAGCCAGTATGCATACATGTACtataaattcattatttttagaTAGAAACTAGTCTTCTACAGTACACCTTAAAAATGAGGCCTTCTTTTACTGAGATTTTTGCTACAGACTACTGTTTTTACTGTGTGCTACATATTTGTATgtagcacacacacatgattctgatttttttctgattatttcCATACATATTCTTAAACCTTTACCTCTTTCGGGGGTGTGCCAGTCCATCACCAGCCATACAAAGTACAGAGCAGGCAGCGGCCACAGAGAGGTAAACATAAGATACACCGTCAAGATAATGCAAGCCACTCCTGGAAATTGATGTTTTTCATGCCATGTTGAGCAGTATCAGAGTTGGGGAGGAGCAAGAGATTTATTGTGTGAGTTcattaataaaacaacacaatgtTGTTGGTCaggaaattattaaaaatgatagAATGGCAGCATCTTACCCAAGAAAAGAAAGGTTAGCTCCCACTGCAGGACACTTATTGCCTCTAAAAACTCCTTCAGCTGGGTTTTTTCTCGAGTCATTCTTGTAACCTGGAGGCCAGATCATCATTTTTTAAACGATCAATAACATTTTAATATGGACTCTCATTTAGTAAAGGTCATGGGTATAATTAATAATATAGCGTGTGCCCTTTGACAAAAGTTGCTTTATGCATGatagtaaaattttaaatagaTGTCTTTATGACAGACAACAGATTTCATTGATAATCAGCACCTAATCTTGTACTCTTAAACTTCCTTTAGGCAAGAAAGAGACTTGAAAAGTTGGAAGGCATACAGCAGCCTGATCAAATGACTTACTTATGAATAAGCTCACAGGCAAACTTAGACACAAGATTTTGAACTTGATCACAAGCACGCAATTTTTTATCAGTTCGGCTAATAGCAGCACACAACAAGAATCACTAAGAAAACCTAAAACAACTTTTATGGTCATGCTGCAATGTATAATAAAAGGTTGTACTTTACCTTAATAGAGTTTATTCCAAAGTTAATTTGAATGGATGTAGATTTGCTGCTTCGCCGTCGTTCAGCACTATGCACTTTGACCGGACCGTGTACAGCTGCTGATAACAACCCCACTCACCCGATACTTTGTGACACAAGTAACTTATGTCAGAGATAAAAACGGCAAACTTCAATAGGATTTAATAAGATACTGTAATTATTTAAACTTTGAGCAGTGATTTAATGATCATTTTGGCTTTACTGTATGACATGCCCTTTTTGTCTTTGGTCACTCTGGTGGTCGGGAGGATTACATGTTAGtcttttttagtttgttttgttacaaGGAATCTCCCAGAGCTTCACACTCATTTGACTTGTAAAACGCAGAATGTAGACTTCCCTAGCAATCTTCTCAAAAACTGATGCAAATTTTCCTGTTACTGTAGCTGTCATGTATGCATTTCTCTTGTACTAGAAATAGTGGCATtaacattaatatttttcttgctCACTGATTAACTCAGATCATTTCTACATATGTGCAATATGTGCTAAGCCTTCACTCTGAAAGCTCATAATTTCCTGTGTGGTCTAAGAAGGTGAAAGGATTCTTCCCTGTGAAGCA
The window above is part of the Archocentrus centrarchus isolate MPI-CPG fArcCen1 chromosome 14, fArcCen1, whole genome shotgun sequence genome. Proteins encoded here:
- the mogat3b gene encoding 2-acylglycerol O-acyltransferase 3b, with amino-acid sequence MTREKTQLKEFLEAISVLQWELTFLFLGVACIILTVYLMFTSLWPLPALYFVWLVMDWHTPERGGRRIMFVRKWKVWGHMRDFFPIKLVKTAELNPNKNYILGSHPHGIMCTGAFTCFSTESCGFAEAFPGVRASLAMLAGLFKIPFYREYLISAGLYPVSKPSLAHLLSKSGKGNAVVIVIGGAAESLASSPGVNTVVMKQRKGFVRLALEFGADLVPVYSFGENELFQQVIFKEGSLGRRLQDLFKKIMGFAPCLFIGERFALLPYRNPVTTVVGSPISVPKRVTPTDEEVDHYHRLYMEALSKLFHEHKISCGLSESHELQII